The following proteins come from a genomic window of Hoplias malabaricus isolate fHopMal1 chromosome 15, fHopMal1.hap1, whole genome shotgun sequence:
- the LOC136667937 gene encoding uncharacterized protein isoform X1 has protein sequence MTFFRPTFLQPRIEDRRFIEGPTVFFSHDLPSASAGVHFMAVQPVFHRYGPETHIYPGFLRPVAVAQSLFVAPADIHFNAPTSAGMLYTPCAAGWLPLQHPSAVNIWQQQLFSRCLPQQHCSQLFSVETGRKRNRGLSEDEEVFSVFEPPCRRPRLSSSEDSTTSDAAVDEEEDLLLPDEVVELLDEEPGIWELAEEIISLLDEVPGIWEEGFSAAI, from the exons ATGACCTTCTTCAGACCGACGTTTCTCCAGCCTAGGATTGAGGACCGTCGCTTCATCGAGGGACCGACTGTTTTCTTCAGTCACG ACCTGCCTTCTGCCTCAGCTGGGGTCCACTTTATGGCAGTCCAGCCAGTTTTCCATCGTTATGGCCCGGAGACACACATCTATCCAGGTTTCCTCCGTCCTGTTG CCGTAGCACAGAGTCTCTTTGTGGCACCAGCAGATATTCATTTTAACGCCCCAACGTCTGCAG GTATGCTCTACACCCCCTGTGCAGCTGGCTGGCTGCCCCTTCAACATCCCTCAGCTGTTAACATCTGGCAGCAGCAGCTCTTCAGCCGGTGTCTcccccagcagcactgcagtCAGCTCTTCAGCGTGGAGACAGGGAGGAAGAGGAACAGGGGGCTCTCTGAGGACGAAGAGGTATTCTCTGTGTTTGAACCCCCTTGCAGGAGACCCCGCCTCAGCTCCTCGGAAGACTCCACCACCTCTGACGCAGCTGTGGATGAGGAGGAAGACCTGCTCCTTCCTGACGAGGTTGTAGAGCTGTTGGATGAGGAACCAGGAATTTGGGAGCTGGCAGAAGAAATCATCAGTCTTCTGGATGAAGTTCCTGGTATCTGGGAAGAGGGCTTCTCTGCAGCTATTTGA
- the LOC136667937 gene encoding uncharacterized protein isoform X2, producing the protein MTFFRPTFLQPRIEDRRFIEGPTVFFSHDLPSASAGVHFMAVQPVFHRYGPETHIYPGFLRPVGMLYTPCAAGWLPLQHPSAVNIWQQQLFSRCLPQQHCSQLFSVETGRKRNRGLSEDEEVFSVFEPPCRRPRLSSSEDSTTSDAAVDEEEDLLLPDEVVELLDEEPGIWELAEEIISLLDEVPGIWEEGFSAAI; encoded by the exons ATGACCTTCTTCAGACCGACGTTTCTCCAGCCTAGGATTGAGGACCGTCGCTTCATCGAGGGACCGACTGTTTTCTTCAGTCACG ACCTGCCTTCTGCCTCAGCTGGGGTCCACTTTATGGCAGTCCAGCCAGTTTTCCATCGTTATGGCCCGGAGACACACATCTATCCAGGTTTCCTCCGTCCTGTTG GTATGCTCTACACCCCCTGTGCAGCTGGCTGGCTGCCCCTTCAACATCCCTCAGCTGTTAACATCTGGCAGCAGCAGCTCTTCAGCCGGTGTCTcccccagcagcactgcagtCAGCTCTTCAGCGTGGAGACAGGGAGGAAGAGGAACAGGGGGCTCTCTGAGGACGAAGAGGTATTCTCTGTGTTTGAACCCCCTTGCAGGAGACCCCGCCTCAGCTCCTCGGAAGACTCCACCACCTCTGACGCAGCTGTGGATGAGGAGGAAGACCTGCTCCTTCCTGACGAGGTTGTAGAGCTGTTGGATGAGGAACCAGGAATTTGGGAGCTGGCAGAAGAAATCATCAGTCTTCTGGATGAAGTTCCTGGTATCTGGGAAGAGGGCTTCTCTGCAGCTATTTGA
- the LOC136667937 gene encoding uncharacterized protein isoform X3: MAVQPVFHRYGPETHIYPGFLRPVAVAQSLFVAPADIHFNAPTSAGMLYTPCAAGWLPLQHPSAVNIWQQQLFSRCLPQQHCSQLFSVETGRKRNRGLSEDEEVFSVFEPPCRRPRLSSSEDSTTSDAAVDEEEDLLLPDEVVELLDEEPGIWELAEEIISLLDEVPGIWEEGFSAAI, encoded by the exons ATGGCAGTCCAGCCAGTTTTCCATCGTTATGGCCCGGAGACACACATCTATCCAGGTTTCCTCCGTCCTGTTG CCGTAGCACAGAGTCTCTTTGTGGCACCAGCAGATATTCATTTTAACGCCCCAACGTCTGCAG GTATGCTCTACACCCCCTGTGCAGCTGGCTGGCTGCCCCTTCAACATCCCTCAGCTGTTAACATCTGGCAGCAGCAGCTCTTCAGCCGGTGTCTcccccagcagcactgcagtCAGCTCTTCAGCGTGGAGACAGGGAGGAAGAGGAACAGGGGGCTCTCTGAGGACGAAGAGGTATTCTCTGTGTTTGAACCCCCTTGCAGGAGACCCCGCCTCAGCTCCTCGGAAGACTCCACCACCTCTGACGCAGCTGTGGATGAGGAGGAAGACCTGCTCCTTCCTGACGAGGTTGTAGAGCTGTTGGATGAGGAACCAGGAATTTGGGAGCTGGCAGAAGAAATCATCAGTCTTCTGGATGAAGTTCCTGGTATCTGGGAAGAGGGCTTCTCTGCAGCTATTTGA